One genomic window of Numida meleagris isolate 19003 breed g44 Domestic line chromosome 1, NumMel1.0, whole genome shotgun sequence includes the following:
- the LOC110407388 gene encoding coagulation factor X-like, protein MAVMGHRRAVWLLPIVLLFLQMLQTVMPSTCKVNNGNCAQFCKEEDEGVVCSCVSGYALDDDNKTCVPVVKFPCGKLKRNYEVDREKVTSPEAHLENEETTEAPSNHPEVVEEAGSVPSICPWQAVLVQEHGGWFCGGTILNEYFILTAAHCVNSSTKLRVLVGVVDRGKEEPRTAFHTVENVISNPEFNFETYDSDIALIKLREPITFSEDVVPACLPEEDFANDVLMNQTFGIVSGFGKSHEHARPARRMKVLQIPYVDKKTCKQAIRYPVTRNMFCAGYNKDGQDVCQGDGGGPHVTEYNGTYFVTGIISWGEGCGKQGKYGIYTKLSNFLPWVRSALTQNS, encoded by the exons ATGGCAGTGATGGGTCACCGTCGGGCTGTGTGGCTTCTTCCCATtgtcctccttttccttcagatgCTGCAAACAG TCATGCCAAGTACATGCAAGGTCAACAATGGGAACTGCGCACAGTTCTgcaaagaggaagatgaaggagTGGTATGTTCCTGTGTTTCTGGCTATGCTCTGGATGATGACAACAAAACCTGTGTTCCTGTAG TCAAGTTCCCATGTGGTAAACTTAAGAGGAATTATGAAGTGGATCGAGAAAAGGTTACAAGTCCAGAAGCTCATCTTGAAAATGAGGAAACCACCGAGGCTCCAAGCAACCACCCTGAGGTAGTAGAGGAGGCTGGCAGTGTACCCAGCATCTGCCCATGGCAG GCTGTTCTAGTACAGGAGCACGGTGGATGGTTTTGTGGGGGAACAATTCTGAATGAGTATTTTATACTTACTGCAGCTCATTGCGTTAACAGTTCCACGAAATTACGGGTTCTTGTTG GGGTGGTggacagaggaaaggaagagccAAGAACTGCGTTCCACACAGTGGAAAACGTAATTTCAAATcctgaatttaattttgaaacctATGATAGTGACATAGCCCTCATCAAATTAAGGGAACCTATCACATTTTCTGAGGATGTTGTCCCAGCGTGCCTTCCAGAAGAAGACTTTGCTAATGATGTTCTGATGAACCAAACATTTGGAATTGTCAGTGGCTTTGGGAAGTCCCATGAACATGCACGGCCAGCCAGAAGAATGAAAGTGCTTCAAATCCCTTATGTGGACAAGAAAACTTGCAAGCAAGCTATTCGTTATCCAGTCACAAGAAACATGTTCTGTGCAGGTTATAATAAAGATGGACAGGATGTCTGCCAAGGAGATGGAGGAGGCCCCCATGTAACCGAATATAATGGCACTTATTTTGTTACTGGTATCATCAGCTGGGGAGAAGGGTGTGGGAAGCAAGGAAAATATGGAATATACACTAAATTATCAAATTTCCTACCATGGGTAAGAAGTGCTTTGACACAAAACTCCTAA
- the F10 gene encoding coagulation factor X, with product MAGRLLLLLLCAALPDELRAEGGVFIKKESADKFLERTKRANSFLEEIKQGNIERECNEERCSKEEAREAFEDQEKTEEFWNIYVDGDQCSSNPCHYGGHCKDGLGSYTCSCLDGYQGKNCEFVIPKYCKINNGDCEQFCSIKKSAQKDVMCSCTSGYELAEDGKQCVSKVKYPCGKVFVKRSKRSVILPSDSSTNVTSDQDIPSTNGSSLEKDFFTTTESPTPPPRNRSSSKVPYVDTRIVGGDECRLGECPWQAVLINEKDEEFCGGTILNEDFILTAAHCINQSKEIKVVVGEVDREKEEHSETMHTAEKIFVHSKYIAETYDNDIALIKLKEPIQFSEYVVPACLPQADFANEVLMNQKSGMVSGFGREFEAGRLSKKLKVLQVPYVDRSTCKQSTNFAITENMFCAGYETEQKDACQGDSGGPHVTRYKDTYFVTGIVSWGEGCARKGKYGIYTKLSRFLRWVRTVMRQK from the exons TGTTCATCAAGAAAGAAAGTGCCGACAAATTCTTGGAAAGAACAAAACGTGCCAACtcttttttggaagaaattaaGCAAGGCAATATTGAAAGAGAATGCAATGAGGAGCGCTGCTCAAAAGAAGAGGCAAGAGAAGCCTTTGAAGACCAGGAGAAAACT GAGGAATTCTGGAATATCTATGTAG ATGGTGACCAGTGCAGCTCAAATCCTTGTCACTATGGTGGACATTGTAAAGATGGACTTGGTTCCTACACTTGCTCCTGTTTGGATGGTTATCAAGGCAAGAACTGTGAATTTG TCATACCGAAgtactgcaaaataaacaatGGTGACTGTGAGCAGTTCTGCAGCATCAAAAAAAGTGCGCAGAAAGATGTTATGTGTTCCTGTACAAGTGGGTATGAGCTGGCAGAAGATGGCAAACAGTGTGTTTCAAAAG TAAAGTACCCATGTGGAAAAGTTTTTgtgaaaagaagtaaaagatCGGTCATTTTACCCAGTGATAGTAGTACCAATGTAACTAGTGATCAAGATATCCCCTCCACAAATGGATCAAGTCTGGAGAAGGACTTCTTTACTACCACAGAAAGCCCAACCCCGCCTCCTCGCAACAGATCGAGTAGCAAAGTTCCATATGTCGATACCAGGATAGTAGGTGGGGATGAGTGTCGTCTTGGTGAATGCCCATGGCAG GCCgttctgataaatgagaaagacGAGGAGTTTTGTGGTGGAACTATTTTGAATGAAGATTTcatcctcactgctgctcattGCATAAACCAATCCAAAGAGATCAAAGTTGTTGTTG GTGAAGTggatagagaaaaggaagaacattCTGAAACAATGcatactgcagaaaaaatatttgttcactCGAAGTACATCGCCGAGACTTACGATAATGACATAGCCCTGATAAAGCTGAAGGAACCTATACAGTTTTCTGAGTATGTTGTCCCAGCATGCCTCCCACAAGCAGACTTTGCTAATGAAGTGCTGATGAACCAAAAGTCTGGGATGGTTAGCGGCTTCGGGCGTGAATTTGAAGCTGGACGACTTTCCAAAAAACTGAAAGTGCTTCAAGTCCCCTATGTTGATAGGAGCACTTGCAAGCAGTCCACTAACTTCGCGATAACAGAGAACATGTTCTGTGCTGGTtatgaaacagagcaaaaagaTGCTTGTCAAGGAGACAGTGGAGGCCCTCATGTAACCAGATATAAGGATACTTACTTTGTTACTGGAATTGTTAGCTGGGGAGAAGGATGTGCAAGGAAGGGCAAATATGGTATCTATACCAAACTGTCCAGGTTCTTACGTTGGGTAAGGACGGTCATGAGACAAAAGTAG